The following proteins are encoded in a genomic region of Canis lupus familiaris isolate Mischka breed German Shepherd chromosome 6, alternate assembly UU_Cfam_GSD_1.0, whole genome shotgun sequence:
- the UMOD gene encoding uromodulin preproprotein (The RefSeq protein has 1 substitution compared to this genomic sequence), with protein MGQLSSLTSVWMVVVVTSWVIIAANIDTVEARSCSECHSNATCMEDGMVTTCSCLVGFTGNGFECVDLDECAIPGAHNCSEGSSCMNTLGSYLCTCPDGFRLTPGLGCIDVDECSEPGLSRCHALATCINNKGNYSCVCPAGYRGDGQHCECSPGSCGPGLDCVPVGDALVCADPCQEHRILDEYWRSTEYGAGYTCDVGLNGWYRFTGPGGVRLAETCVPVLHCNTAAPMWLNGTHPTRDQGIVNRTACAHWRGHCCLWDASIQVKACAGGYYVYNLTETPECYLAYCTDPTSVLGTCEECSVEEDCKSHDGMWSCQCKQDFNVTDLSLLDRRLECRPNDIKVSLSKCQLKSLGFEKVFMYLRDSQCSGFNERGDRDWVSVVTPARDGPCGTVMMRNETHATYSNTLYLADEIIIRDRNIKINFECSYPLDMKVSLETSLQPIVSSLNISVGGTGMFTVRMALFQTPDYTQPYQGSSVTLTTEAFLYVGTMLDGGDLSRFALLMTNCYATPSSNATDPLKYFIIQDRCPRTTDSTIQVVENGESPQGRFSVQMFRFAGNYDLVYLHCEVYLCDIINEKCKPTCSGTRFRSGGIIDQSRVLNLGPITRKNVQAVVSRAASSSLGFLKVCLPLLLSATLTLMFQ; from the exons atggggCAGCTTTCCTCTCTGACCTCGGTGTGGATGGTAGTGGTGGTAACCTCTTGGGTCATCATAGCTGCAAACATTGATACTGTGGAAGCAA GAAGCTGCTCTGAATGTCACAGCAATGCCACCTGCATGGAGGATGGGATGGTCACAACATGTTCCTGCCTGGTGGGTTTCACTGGCAACGGCTTTGAGTGCGTGGACCTGGATGAATGTGCCATTCCTGGTGCCCACAACTGCTCGGAGGGGAGCAGCTGTATGAATACGCTGGGCTCCTACCTCTGCACCTGCCCCGACGGCTTCCGTCTGACACCGGGGCTGGGCTGCATCGACGTGGATGAGTGCTCGGAGCCGGGGCTCAGCCGCTGCCATGCCCTGGCCACCTGCATCAACAACAAGGGCAATTACTCGTGCGTGTGCCCAGCGGGCTACCGAGGGGACGGGCAGCACTGTGAGTGCTCCCCGGGCTCCTGCGGCCCGGGCTTGGACTGCGTGCCCGTGGGCGACGCGCTGGTGTGCGCGGACCCGTGCCAGGAGCATCGCGTCCTGGATGAGTACTGGCGCAGCACCGAGTACGGGGCAGGTTACACCTGCGACGTGGGCCTGAACGGCTGGTACCGCTTCACAGGGCCAGGTGGGGTGCGCCTGGCGGAGACCTGCGTGCCAGTCCTGCACTGCAACACGGCCGCGCCCATGTGGCTCAATGGCACACACCCGACCAGAGACCAGGGCATCGTGAACCGCACAGCCTGTGCGCACTGGAGGGGCCACTGCTGCCTGTGGGATGCGTCCATCCAGGTGAAGGCCTGCGCCGGCGGCTACTATGTCTACAACCTCACGGAGACCCCTGAGTGCTACCTGGCCTACTGCACAG accccaCCTCTGTGTTGGGGACATGTGAGGAGTGCAGTGTAGAAGAGGACTGCAAATCCCATGATGGCATGTGGAGCTGCCAGTGCAAACAGGACTTCAATGTCACTG ATCTCTCCCTCCTGGACCGCAGGCTGGAGTGTAGGCCCAATGATATCAAGGTGTCCCTGAGCAAGTGTCAGCTGAAGAGCCTGGGCTTTGAGAAGGTTTTCATGTACCTGCGTGACAGCCAGTGCTCAGGCTTCAATGAGAGGGGCGACCGGGACTGGGTATCTGTGGTGACCCCAGCCAGGGATGGTCCCTGTGGAACAGTGATGATG AGGAATGAAACTCATGCCACATACAGCAACACTCTTTACCTGGCAGATGAGATCATCATCCGTGACCGCAACATCAAAATCAACTTTGAGTGTTCCTACCCCCTGGATATGAAAGTGAGCTTGGAGACCTCCCTGCAGCCGATAGTCAG CTCTCTAAACATCAGCGTGGGCGGGACAGGCATGTTCACCGTGCGGATGGCACTCTTCCAGACTCCTGACTACACACAGCCCTACCAAGGCTCCTCTGTGACCCTGACCACAGAGGCCTTTCTCTATGTGGGCACCATGCTGGATGGGGGTGATTTGTCCCGGTTTGCACTGCTGATGACTAACTGTTATGCCACACCCAGCAGCAACGCCACAGACCCCTTGAAGTACTTCATCATCCAGGACAG ATGTCCACGCACTACGGACTCAACCATCCAGGTGGTGGAGAATGGGGAGTCCCCTCAGGGCCGATTTTCTGTCCAGATGTTCCGTTTTGCCGGGAACTACGACCTGGTCTACCTGCACTGTGAAGTGTATCTCTGCGACATCATTAATGAAAAATGCAAACCT ACCTGCTCTGGGACCAGATTCCGCAGTGGAGGCATCATAGACCAAAGCCGCGTCCTGAACTTGGGTCCCATCACACGGAAAA ATGTCCAGGCAGTGGTCTCAAGGGCTGCTTCCAGCAGCTTGG gGTTCCTGAAGGtctgcctgcctctgcttctATCGGCCACCCTGACCCTGATGTTTCAGTGA